The window GTGAAACGCATGATTCGCCACTGGAAACATAGCTCCCCAGGATATCGCCGAAATCAAACATAACATAGCGCCCAATACTACATTCTTCTGCATAAAGCTTTGTCTCCTTCAACTATCTTCTACATATTTATTGAATCACAAGTTTGATATCATTCAAAATGAACATTATTGATGCCTAACATCTCTTTTGGTGATACCATAGAAGGAGAGGAAATTGAAAGGGGTAATCGCGTGGAATTTAAAGACTTGGAAATCTTTCAAATGGTTGCCCAGAAAGGGACCATTACAGAAGCTGCGAAAGAACTAAGCTACGTCCAGTCCAATATTACATCCAGAATCAAGAAGCTGGAGAACGAGATGAATACGGCACTTTTTAACCGTCATAACCGTGGAATGACATTAACACCTGAAGGAAAAAAATTGCTCGTCTATTGCGAGAAAATCCTATCACTTACGAATGAAATGAAAAAAGTCGTCCAAAGTAAAACAGAACCAGCAGGCAAACTGGAAATCGGATCCGTGGAAACCGTCATTAAATTACCGGTTATCTTGTCTGCCTATAGTAAAAAATATAAAAACGTAGACTTATCTCTTCTGACAGGTGTGACTGAACAGCTCCAACAAGATGTACTAAATCACCATTTGGATGGTGCGTTCATAACAGAAATCGACCAACACCCTGAACTGGTTTCCCATGACGTTTTTCAAGAAGAGCTAGTCATACTATCAGACAAATCGAAAACGTCAGTGGAGCAATTAAAAAAAGAGCCGTTCCTATGCTTCAGCAAAGGATGCGGCTACCGGGCAAGATTGGAAACCTGGTATAAAGATCAAAACATAACCCCTCAAAAAGTGATGGAATTCGGAACCTTGGAAACAATACTAGGGAGCGTAGTCATGGGACTTGGCATTACGTTTGTTCCCAAATCAGCCGTCTCCCATTTAGCAGAAAAAGAACTGGTCCACTGTCATTACTTGCCCGAAAAATACAGCAAAATCAATACCGTCTTCATTCGACGAAAAGACGCATATTTAACTTCCACCCTCGAAAAGTTTATCGAAACGTTTGAACATAGTAATGACGAACCCGCTTATCCGATAGGATTCTAGGTTAGCAAGGAAGACATCTTTGACAGTT is drawn from Sporosarcina sp. FSL W7-1349 and contains these coding sequences:
- a CDS encoding LysR family transcriptional regulator, giving the protein MEFKDLEIFQMVAQKGTITEAAKELSYVQSNITSRIKKLENEMNTALFNRHNRGMTLTPEGKKLLVYCEKILSLTNEMKKVVQSKTEPAGKLEIGSVETVIKLPVILSAYSKKYKNVDLSLLTGVTEQLQQDVLNHHLDGAFITEIDQHPELVSHDVFQEELVILSDKSKTSVEQLKKEPFLCFSKGCGYRARLETWYKDQNITPQKVMEFGTLETILGSVVMGLGITFVPKSAVSHLAEKELVHCHYLPEKYSKINTVFIRRKDAYLTSTLEKFIETFEHSNDEPAYPIGF